In a single window of the Leptospira sanjuanensis genome:
- a CDS encoding MBL fold metallo-hydrolase: MKVKLYGVRGSLPTPLSESEYREKILKILKAAHTAIKQQNGKFSEEEFLSSLDPSLSRTVGGNTTCVYIQARSGDRYIIDCGSGIRQLGNDLLAEGLKPGDKIHILITHTHWDHIQGWMFFKPAYFPGVDIHFYSTIPNLQERFERQQNEENFPLPLSGMMSKKTFHLLEKNQSARIGTVQITPFLLRHPGNCTGFRFEEEGKSFLFCTDVEVQEPDLEEFQDLKKSFGKTDMLIIDAQYSSEEAEKKVGWGHTSGKVAVRCGEILEVERLVLTHHEPDHKDEDILRIFHQESGASAKMQVLLGRENDSFSL; this comes from the coding sequence GTGAAAGTAAAACTATACGGCGTACGGGGCTCACTCCCCACCCCACTGAGCGAATCGGAATACAGGGAAAAAATCCTCAAAATTCTGAAAGCGGCCCATACTGCAATCAAACAGCAAAACGGAAAGTTTTCAGAGGAAGAATTCCTAAGTTCACTCGATCCGTCTTTATCGCGCACGGTGGGGGGAAACACCACGTGCGTTTATATACAAGCTAGATCCGGTGATCGTTACATCATCGATTGCGGTTCCGGAATTCGACAATTGGGCAACGATCTCCTCGCGGAAGGATTGAAGCCCGGCGATAAGATTCATATCTTAATTACTCACACACACTGGGACCACATCCAAGGTTGGATGTTCTTTAAACCGGCATATTTTCCGGGCGTCGACATCCACTTCTATTCTACCATCCCCAATCTTCAGGAACGATTTGAAAGACAACAGAATGAGGAAAATTTTCCTCTTCCACTATCAGGGATGATGTCTAAAAAAACGTTCCATCTTCTTGAAAAGAATCAAAGCGCTCGGATCGGCACGGTGCAAATCACTCCGTTTCTTTTGAGACATCCGGGGAACTGTACCGGATTTCGATTCGAAGAGGAAGGTAAGAGCTTTCTATTCTGTACCGACGTGGAAGTTCAGGAGCCAGACTTGGAAGAATTCCAAGATCTCAAAAAGTCCTTCGGCAAAACGGACATGTTAATTATAGACGCTCAATACAGCTCTGAAGAAGCTGAAAAAAAAGTGGGTTGGGGTCATACTTCCGGAAAAGTCGCCGTTCGCTGCGGGGAAATATTGGAAGTGGAACGTTTGGTGCTTACACATCATGAACCCGATCACAAAGACGAAGACATTCTTAGAATCTTTCATCAGGAATCGGGCGCTTCCGCAAAGATGCAAGTTTTGTTGGGACGAGAAAACGATTCGTTTTCTCTCTAA
- a CDS encoding GAF domain-containing SpoIIE family protein phosphatase: protein MLEFLSLFNTSPNLNHLLESFTSLAFYKLGIPGVSVMIYEPKLDRMTVMSVKNQKTSLSKVALHFEIKKGEDNGALTECIENCRSIYYRFADQKHKHFKQYARLNRTVASLAIPIHLNGEVLGIISVDYKTDDPEKAENDRYFLELIAAQFAVTLKNRILFEVSQTQSRNFRSLHSAALRLSSLGFKYKVEIFRVILLSLTEFSENDLYSLFEWNRDNHTLFGHFLTGNITSPEIRMDVDLARQSTFKVRIQTTAEEREAAETFKKRITRKELEPIPGEMSLPMDRYEFFLKEVFELTESKLALSSDFPELEKFGMLGLNLAILPVVHTDKSDIVVILGKRKGLQFNAEELEVLNAFSIQAGISIQNYHLFDQRAQKERLDKEIEIAKELQRSLLPRKMPEHPGYEFAGTMVAARGVGGDYYDFITDPFNTETVICIGDVSGKGVPAGIVMATVRTIIHSLVRKKVSPWDIVNTVNTYIFQNYNDSPSPRFMSMTVIKWEMNRNDFAFSGAGQGNLYLYRAASKKIEEIATGGIILGIDPDVSKFENLNQFRMQPGDLLIMCTDGVLEASDRDGIQFEAERFKNSILRFQTEPLQAMLDGIVSEIRKFTGNQEQMDDITLAAIRRIR, encoded by the coding sequence TTGCTCGAATTTCTTTCTCTTTTCAATACGAGTCCGAATTTAAATCACCTGTTGGAAAGTTTTACTTCTCTCGCCTTTTACAAACTCGGAATCCCGGGCGTAAGTGTGATGATCTACGAACCGAAGCTGGATCGTATGACCGTAATGTCGGTCAAAAACCAGAAAACTTCCCTCTCCAAAGTCGCTCTTCATTTCGAGATCAAAAAGGGAGAAGACAACGGAGCTTTGACCGAATGTATCGAAAACTGCAGATCGATTTATTACCGATTCGCCGATCAAAAACACAAACACTTCAAACAATACGCGCGACTGAACCGGACCGTCGCTTCTCTTGCGATTCCGATCCATCTCAACGGAGAGGTCTTAGGAATCATCTCCGTCGATTATAAAACGGACGATCCCGAGAAAGCGGAGAATGACCGGTATTTTCTGGAATTGATCGCGGCTCAGTTTGCGGTCACTTTAAAGAACCGAATTTTATTCGAGGTCTCTCAAACTCAATCCCGCAATTTCAGATCGCTCCATTCCGCAGCGTTGCGACTTTCCTCTTTGGGATTCAAATACAAGGTGGAAATTTTTCGCGTCATCCTTTTGTCTTTGACCGAGTTTTCGGAAAACGACCTTTATTCTCTCTTCGAATGGAACAGAGACAATCATACTTTGTTCGGACATTTTCTTACGGGGAATATCACAAGTCCTGAAATTAGAATGGACGTCGATTTAGCGAGACAGTCCACGTTTAAGGTTCGTATCCAAACGACAGCGGAGGAAAGAGAAGCCGCGGAAACGTTCAAAAAAAGAATCACAAGAAAAGAATTGGAACCGATCCCCGGAGAAATGTCCCTTCCTATGGATCGATACGAATTCTTTCTCAAAGAAGTTTTCGAACTCACCGAGTCCAAACTCGCTCTTTCCTCCGATTTTCCGGAGCTCGAAAAATTCGGAATGTTGGGATTGAATCTTGCGATTCTCCCCGTGGTTCATACGGACAAATCGGACATTGTAGTCATTCTCGGAAAAAGAAAAGGGCTTCAATTCAACGCCGAAGAATTAGAAGTTTTGAATGCATTTTCGATTCAAGCCGGAATATCGATCCAAAACTATCACCTCTTCGATCAAAGAGCCCAAAAGGAAAGACTCGATAAGGAAATCGAAATCGCGAAAGAACTCCAGAGATCGCTTCTTCCCCGCAAAATGCCCGAACATCCCGGATACGAATTCGCGGGAACAATGGTTGCCGCGAGAGGAGTCGGAGGGGACTATTACGATTTTATAACGGACCCGTTTAACACCGAAACGGTGATCTGCATCGGCGACGTAAGCGGCAAAGGTGTTCCCGCAGGAATCGTCATGGCGACCGTAAGAACCATCATTCATTCTCTCGTCCGAAAAAAGGTGAGCCCTTGGGATATCGTCAATACGGTAAACACTTACATCTTTCAGAATTACAACGATTCACCTTCGCCGCGATTCATGTCGATGACCGTTATCAAATGGGAAATGAACCGAAACGACTTCGCTTTCAGCGGCGCCGGACAAGGAAATCTTTATCTTTACCGCGCGGCTTCGAAAAAAATCGAAGAGATTGCAACGGGCGGTATCATATTGGGAATCGATCCGGACGTTTCCAAATTCGAAAATCTAAACCAATTTAGAATGCAGCCCGGCGATCTGTTAATCATGTGTACGGACGGAGTTTTAGAAGCTTCCGATCGGGACGGAATACAGTTCGAAGCGGAACGATTTAAGAATTCCATTCTCCGTTTTCAAACCGAACCTCTGCAGGCGATGTTGGATGGAATCGTTTCCGAGATCCGTAAATTTACGGGAAACCAAGAACAGATGGACGATATTACTCTTGCAGCAATCCGGAGGATCCGTTAA
- the yihA gene encoding ribosome biogenesis GTP-binding protein YihA/YsxC — MSEDPQKKDEPFFKDVEFSASYGEANKIPAKGVPQIAFAGRSNAGKSSLLNAILERKSLAKVSSTPGKTKLLNFFFVNHSVYLVDLPGFGYSANSHKDHEAMMDLLMDYLNLAKDLKCLFLVCDSQRELPEEELELIGTCFERNIKPVLVRTKIDKLNQSDLSKLRKKMKNIHELYPMLETVLVSNKSGKGLLELRKIVDSLISAVGTTSETYTERIEEIS; from the coding sequence ATGAGTGAGGATCCTCAGAAAAAGGACGAACCATTCTTCAAAGACGTAGAATTCAGTGCGTCTTACGGAGAAGCGAACAAGATTCCCGCTAAAGGGGTTCCGCAAATCGCATTCGCAGGCCGATCCAACGCGGGCAAATCCTCTTTGCTCAACGCGATTCTTGAAAGAAAATCCCTCGCAAAAGTTTCTTCCACACCCGGTAAAACAAAACTACTGAATTTCTTTTTTGTAAATCATTCCGTTTATCTTGTCGATTTACCCGGGTTCGGTTATTCCGCAAATTCCCACAAAGATCACGAAGCGATGATGGACCTTTTGATGGATTATCTGAACCTCGCAAAAGATCTAAAGTGTTTGTTCTTGGTTTGTGATTCGCAAAGAGAACTTCCCGAAGAGGAATTGGAATTGATCGGAACTTGTTTTGAACGGAACATCAAACCCGTTTTAGTCAGAACGAAGATCGATAAGCTCAACCAAAGCGATCTTTCCAAATTAAGAAAGAAAATGAAAAATATTCACGAATTATATCCGATGCTCGAAACGGTTCTTGTATCGAATAAGTCCGGAAAGGGTTTGCTCGAACTGAGAAAAATCGTGGATTCTTTGATTAGTGCGGTCGGAACTACGTCTGAAACTTATACGGAACGGATCGAGGAAATCTCTTAA
- a CDS encoding tetratricopeptide repeat protein, with protein sequence MKGLISMKKNVVLISVIVLIGGQFTINCLSKDFRKSQTQDSIMEKDSAAREKLKRVSKILNEGNSFFQKGNFDRSLEKANLAINTYPTAPGYYLAGISEYKLGKNQDALVSLRKGTEVDPENEQILLTLGIIYTAEGKNEDAIEVYGKLESLPVKEKYNYSFKKAVLLKNQGKFEQSYATLKKIPVKEFAFPAQLNMQLGDAAVQLKKYEEAEVYFEEARKNDPELLSAKKSASVTRVASALENGNQAMRRKNYKEAASHFQTAVQNDPKNPAPYIFLGNARILAGEYEAALKSFETSLALKPDYQEAISGIAAVHYKTGNYRKSVSVLEKAISVFPNNAVYQNQMGLNMKALGEPAKALVYFTRAQELDPAFAEPVANLVFLLIAENRYKAARREVESLKSEADKKQILAFIDVSEQIFEGDRHLRKGDFKGAKSFYEKAKKASAEEPSVYNAFGRLYFVSGEPKSSEENFKKALSIDKQNIPALQGLIRLYSSQKNQTLANQYTKELENLTGNDPSAAIVLGRTYEDKKEYEKAETVYKNLQKKFPSNEAVNFRLAMLYYKISLEENEKGNHDAALNWIGKAEKLSKDIPEIAETRKTIQENQKFATVIPTIQKANRAFDSHQYEKAIPLYQEAFQKTGKLTLYIKIAECYLALGNEEKGISMLENPPQGTRNLQAREAINAFLLRKGEIDKAEEGFKEILSKKPDSYYSHYQMGIIHLQRKKYEASIDSFDRSLLLNTDFVAARIGKGISTYHSGNKKLAKEEFETAMQQDSENELAPYNIGIILFNDNLYNEAITIFKEIIQKNPEFSDAHYQISYIYYKRGDLEQAEKEIRKALDLERNERNLFALIRILSEQKTKMGNPTFKKEVLDLGRELAEKFPASPHAAQAERLVIADEDTPVILQSYQSRGKLIGVPLLINNSVILNYGTSVESLDKDRGVRQWRIQTSVPYKFLLVDKRLIGISEKKIEVMDLKTGIVLRDAKLPNGEIKKANLSGENILVEVVTGKTSKIYSYSDQLELNGSIAFEGTFWSAIKSGALFSVTQKEGIQAQVYDSSLKDLNAKKISQKGSGELRYLGSYETGLFFLSGKKIVSIDNDKVSSIDLPSESASQFVVRSPYLWFHAGKQVYRIESGSLKATSFTVEAADIEGILPGKKDDGIVLFKSGKAIRYGIDGKPIWTYPLKDEEGKVYSLVYR encoded by the coding sequence ATGAAAGGTCTGATTTCCATGAAAAAGAATGTCGTATTAATTTCTGTTATCGTCCTGATCGGCGGACAATTCACCATCAACTGTTTGAGCAAGGATTTCCGAAAGTCCCAAACGCAGGATTCCATTATGGAAAAGGATTCCGCCGCCCGCGAAAAGCTCAAACGTGTATCAAAGATTTTGAATGAAGGAAATTCCTTTTTCCAAAAAGGAAATTTCGATCGATCTCTTGAAAAAGCGAACCTCGCCATAAACACGTATCCTACCGCGCCCGGTTATTATCTCGCGGGAATTTCCGAATACAAACTCGGTAAAAATCAGGATGCGCTTGTTTCTCTCAGAAAAGGAACCGAAGTCGATCCCGAAAACGAACAGATTCTTCTTACGTTGGGAATTATTTATACGGCTGAAGGAAAAAACGAGGACGCGATCGAAGTTTACGGAAAATTGGAATCCCTTCCCGTTAAAGAGAAATACAATTATTCCTTTAAGAAGGCGGTTCTTTTAAAGAATCAAGGTAAGTTCGAACAATCATACGCGACTTTAAAAAAGATTCCGGTGAAGGAATTCGCGTTTCCCGCTCAGTTGAATATGCAGCTCGGCGACGCGGCGGTTCAGCTAAAAAAATACGAAGAAGCCGAAGTTTATTTCGAAGAAGCAAGAAAGAACGATCCTGAGTTGTTGTCCGCGAAAAAATCCGCTTCCGTAACCCGAGTCGCTTCGGCTTTGGAAAACGGAAATCAAGCGATGAGAAGAAAGAATTATAAGGAAGCAGCTTCTCATTTTCAAACTGCGGTTCAAAACGATCCGAAAAATCCAGCGCCCTATATCTTTCTCGGAAACGCGAGAATTCTTGCCGGCGAATACGAAGCCGCGCTGAAGTCTTTTGAAACTTCCCTCGCACTTAAACCGGATTATCAGGAAGCGATTTCCGGAATCGCCGCCGTACATTACAAAACCGGCAACTATCGAAAATCCGTTTCCGTTTTGGAAAAGGCGATCTCCGTATTTCCGAACAACGCGGTTTATCAAAACCAAATGGGTTTGAATATGAAGGCTCTTGGCGAACCCGCAAAGGCCCTGGTATATTTTACAAGAGCGCAGGAACTCGATCCCGCGTTCGCGGAACCGGTGGCAAACTTGGTCTTTCTCTTAATCGCCGAAAATCGCTATAAAGCGGCGAGAAGAGAGGTCGAGTCGTTAAAATCCGAAGCCGATAAAAAGCAAATCCTTGCGTTCATCGACGTTTCCGAACAAATCTTTGAAGGGGATCGACATCTCCGAAAAGGCGATTTCAAAGGAGCAAAATCCTTTTACGAAAAAGCGAAGAAGGCTTCCGCGGAAGAACCTTCCGTTTACAATGCGTTCGGAAGATTGTATTTCGTATCCGGCGAACCTAAGTCTTCGGAAGAGAATTTCAAAAAAGCCCTTTCCATCGATAAACAGAACATTCCGGCTCTTCAAGGATTGATTCGTCTTTATTCTTCCCAAAAGAATCAAACCCTCGCCAATCAATACACGAAAGAACTCGAAAATCTCACCGGTAACGATCCGTCTGCGGCGATCGTTTTAGGAAGAACATACGAGGATAAAAAGGAATACGAAAAGGCCGAAACGGTTTATAAGAATCTTCAGAAAAAATTTCCGAGCAACGAAGCGGTCAACTTCCGTCTTGCGATGTTGTATTATAAGATTTCTCTCGAAGAAAACGAAAAGGGCAATCACGACGCGGCGTTGAATTGGATCGGAAAAGCGGAGAAGTTGTCCAAAGATATTCCCGAGATCGCGGAAACAAGAAAGACGATTCAAGAAAACCAAAAATTCGCGACCGTAATTCCGACCATTCAAAAGGCGAACCGAGCCTTCGATTCGCATCAATACGAAAAAGCGATCCCGCTTTATCAGGAAGCCTTCCAAAAAACCGGAAAACTGACCTTATATATTAAGATTGCTGAATGTTACTTGGCGCTTGGAAACGAGGAAAAAGGGATTTCCATGTTGGAAAATCCGCCTCAGGGAACCCGTAATCTTCAGGCAAGAGAAGCGATCAACGCGTTCTTGCTCCGAAAAGGGGAGATCGACAAAGCGGAAGAAGGATTCAAGGAGATTCTCTCCAAAAAACCGGATTCCTATTACAGCCATTATCAGATGGGAATCATACATCTTCAAAGAAAGAAATACGAGGCTTCGATCGATTCGTTTGATCGATCGCTTCTGTTAAACACCGACTTCGTTGCGGCGAGAATCGGAAAGGGAATTTCCACGTATCATTCCGGAAATAAAAAACTCGCTAAGGAAGAATTTGAAACCGCGATGCAGCAGGATTCCGAAAACGAGCTCGCTCCGTACAACATCGGGATCATTTTGTTCAACGACAATCTCTATAACGAGGCGATCACGATCTTCAAAGAGATTATCCAGAAAAATCCGGAATTCTCTGACGCTCATTATCAGATTTCTTATATCTATTACAAACGCGGTGATCTGGAACAGGCGGAAAAAGAAATCCGCAAGGCTCTCGATCTGGAAAGAAACGAAAGAAATCTTTTCGCTTTGATTCGAATCCTTTCCGAACAAAAAACAAAAATGGGGAATCCTACGTTTAAAAAAGAAGTTTTGGATTTGGGAAGAGAACTCGCGGAAAAATTCCCTGCGTCTCCGCACGCGGCTCAAGCCGAACGATTGGTGATCGCCGACGAGGATACGCCGGTAATTCTTCAATCCTACCAAAGCAGAGGAAAACTGATCGGAGTTCCGTTGTTAATCAACAATTCCGTAATCTTAAATTACGGCACGAGCGTGGAATCTTTGGATAAGGACCGAGGCGTTCGCCAATGGAGAATTCAAACTTCCGTTCCTTATAAATTCCTACTCGTTGACAAACGTTTGATCGGAATTTCAGAAAAGAAAATCGAAGTAATGGATTTAAAGACCGGAATCGTTTTGAGAGACGCGAAACTTCCGAACGGCGAAATCAAAAAAGCGAATCTTTCCGGTGAAAACATTTTAGTCGAAGTCGTTACCGGAAAAACTTCCAAGATTTATAGTTACTCGGATCAGCTTGAGTTGAACGGTTCTATCGCCTTCGAAGGAACGTTCTGGTCCGCTATCAAATCAGGAGCATTGTTCTCTGTAACTCAAAAAGAGGGAATTCAAGCGCAAGTATATGACTCTTCCTTAAAGGACTTGAACGCAAAAAAGATTTCCCAAAAAGGAAGCGGAGAACTTCGTTATCTCGGTTCGTATGAAACGGGACTTTTCTTTCTTTCCGGTAAAAAGATCGTTTCCATCGATAACGACAAGGTTTCTTCGATCGATCTACCGAGCGAAAGCGCCTCACAGTTCGTCGTTCGTTCCCCGTATCTTTGGTTCCACGCAGGCAAACAGGTTTATCGGATCGAATCCGGTTCGCTCAAAGCGACTTCGTTTACGGTGGAAGCAGCGGACATCGAAGGGATTCTTCCGGGTAAAAAGGACGACGGGATCGTTCTTTTCAAATCGGGCAAAGCGATTCGTTACGGCATCGACGGCAAACCGATTTGGACTTATCCTCTCAAAGACGAGGAAGGTAAGGTTTATTCTTTGGTGTATCGTTAA
- the trmB gene encoding tRNA (guanosine(46)-N7)-methyltransferase TrmB, translating into MIQDLEQKLWSIAGGIPFASEYFLQASPVRKLKKENLFSKEFETYFLELGSGWGEVAISLARQRPDTGFVLMEKKFDRIRHTIRGIEKHSLKNVKILCVNFNWFLEDVFEENTFSEILLNFPDPWPKRRHHKKRTMNAKFLESLRVLLPEGGKFSFATDYGPYARKAIRLFRDSEVFRPETTELRLERSEIPVSHFERKKREEGKRIYYIDQILLKK; encoded by the coding sequence ATGATCCAGGATCTCGAACAAAAGCTTTGGTCAATCGCAGGCGGTATTCCTTTCGCTTCGGAATATTTTTTGCAAGCCAGTCCTGTAAGGAAACTGAAAAAAGAAAATTTATTCTCAAAAGAGTTCGAGACATATTTTTTAGAGCTGGGTTCGGGTTGGGGAGAAGTCGCAATCTCCCTGGCACGTCAAAGACCGGACACCGGTTTCGTTTTGATGGAGAAGAAATTCGATCGAATCCGTCATACGATACGCGGAATCGAAAAGCATTCCCTCAAAAACGTGAAAATTCTCTGCGTTAACTTCAATTGGTTTCTGGAAGATGTGTTTGAGGAAAACACGTTTTCCGAAATTCTTCTGAACTTTCCCGATCCTTGGCCTAAACGAAGACATCATAAGAAAAGAACGATGAACGCCAAATTCTTGGAATCGCTTCGAGTCCTTCTTCCGGAAGGAGGCAAGTTTTCCTTTGCCACCGACTACGGTCCGTATGCGAGAAAGGCCATCCGTCTTTTCCGCGACTCGGAAGTTTTCCGGCCGGAAACCACCGAACTGAGATTGGAACGGAGTGAAATCCCCGTTTCCCACTTTGAAAGAAAAAAAAGGGAAGAAGGAAAAAGAATCTATTACATCGATCAGATCCTCCTCAAAAAATAA
- a CDS encoding LIC10124 family lipoprotein → MKFIFNPKRLFVFYILFLLILIDCSSVQKIENFNSVLQEPVFKALKEEEAILGGSSDADYKIRKTGNTVPIFALAPINVPKEMDPKLASFLSDEVRLIWAKVKGRQVRITDTSWKNSSLLSQELKRLNVDAVIKTDIREVSGKWAVTQKITDPVKEIVYGTVDASFQPPQMQDDLQANQVYYLKHGSGVLALDPKSSLVPIWEKSLSSGEIDSILKKSIQGYLSFSASSADTEVTFQGEKIGIASFRNYPLPEGLQQIQITRPGQKDIVKSLQIRSGQTVSIYQEWKEDRTLGGLRILSFPEALQVALDGFRTGETPFYRSNLAPGAMQLELVRDTENGPLVYYEGQLIVEADKITEIALPYKTDNLVSEPEFWKLSGEKGFQAFSGKTLDFQNVSSSLPPGWYGVFSAPFVPENLELEGILPISSELDSGIVAISFHTPKKTISLEYEKERLSVYSFPSTGNNVGTYKFKQETKEDGRPFRIVTDTKEGIIRLYLGYSKVLEDKFEPNGGVWRISVLTRGEKFSKRSPLRNLKIEYKGYK, encoded by the coding sequence ATGAAATTTATTTTTAACCCAAAACGACTCTTCGTATTCTATATTCTATTTTTATTAATTCTTATAGATTGTTCTTCCGTTCAAAAAATCGAAAATTTCAATTCCGTTTTGCAGGAGCCCGTATTCAAGGCTCTCAAAGAGGAGGAGGCGATTTTGGGAGGAAGCTCCGATGCGGACTATAAGATCCGTAAAACGGGGAACACCGTTCCCATTTTCGCGTTAGCTCCCATTAACGTCCCTAAGGAGATGGATCCGAAACTTGCTTCGTTTTTGAGCGACGAGGTCCGCCTGATCTGGGCTAAAGTAAAAGGCAGGCAAGTGCGCATAACGGATACGTCCTGGAAGAATTCTTCCCTGCTTTCTCAAGAACTGAAACGTTTGAACGTCGATGCGGTGATCAAAACCGATATCCGCGAAGTCTCGGGAAAGTGGGCAGTAACCCAAAAAATCACCGACCCGGTTAAGGAAATCGTATATGGAACCGTAGACGCTTCCTTTCAACCTCCTCAGATGCAGGATGATCTGCAGGCCAATCAAGTTTATTATCTGAAACACGGTTCGGGAGTTCTCGCGCTGGATCCGAAGTCTTCTTTGGTCCCGATTTGGGAAAAATCTCTGAGTTCCGGCGAGATCGATTCTATCCTTAAGAAATCGATTCAAGGTTATCTTTCTTTCAGTGCTTCTTCCGCGGATACGGAAGTTACGTTTCAGGGTGAGAAGATCGGAATCGCTTCTTTTCGCAATTATCCTTTGCCGGAAGGTTTGCAACAGATTCAAATCACCCGTCCCGGACAAAAAGATATAGTCAAATCCTTGCAGATTCGTTCGGGACAAACCGTTTCCATTTATCAAGAGTGGAAAGAGGATAGAACTCTCGGCGGTTTGAGAATTTTGAGTTTTCCGGAGGCGCTCCAAGTTGCGTTAGACGGCTTTCGAACCGGGGAAACTCCGTTTTACAGAAGTAATCTTGCTCCGGGGGCGATGCAGCTTGAATTGGTTCGCGATACGGAAAACGGTCCTCTCGTTTATTACGAAGGACAATTGATCGTCGAAGCCGATAAGATCACCGAAATCGCGTTACCGTATAAAACGGACAATCTCGTTTCCGAGCCCGAATTCTGGAAACTTTCCGGCGAAAAAGGATTTCAGGCTTTTTCCGGAAAAACATTAGATTTTCAGAATGTTTCTTCCTCCTTGCCTCCGGGTTGGTACGGGGTTTTTTCCGCTCCGTTTGTTCCGGAAAATCTCGAGTTGGAAGGAATCCTTCCCATCAGCTCCGAACTAGATTCCGGAATCGTTGCGATTTCGTTTCACACACCGAAAAAAACGATCAGCTTGGAATACGAAAAGGAACGATTGAGCGTTTACTCCTTTCCATCCACCGGAAACAACGTCGGAACCTATAAATTTAAACAAGAAACGAAAGAAGACGGACGCCCTTTCCGCATCGTAACGGATACGAAAGAGGGAATCATCCGGCTGTATTTGGGTTATTCCAAAGTTCTGGAAGATAAGTTCGAACCGAACGGCGGCGTCTGGAGAATTTCGGTTCTTACCCGAGGAGAAAAGTTTTCGAAACGTTCTCCGCTTAGAAACCTCAAGATCGAATACAAGGGATACAAATGA
- a CDS encoding PilZ domain-containing protein — protein MHTEMGQQKKNASDALDDKRFYKRFQKNNLVKMVLGKNEILGNLEDISMIGASISSREEILLGERVKFMSPILSVEIEADIIRRDLVQEKYKYGLVFHDLSDAAIVEILNKIASTD, from the coding sequence ATGCACACAGAGATGGGACAACAAAAAAAGAATGCTAGCGATGCGTTGGATGATAAACGTTTTTATAAACGTTTTCAGAAGAACAACCTAGTGAAGATGGTTCTTGGTAAGAATGAGATATTGGGAAATCTCGAAGACATCAGTATGATCGGAGCTTCGATTAGCTCTAGAGAAGAAATTCTTCTCGGTGAACGCGTCAAGTTTATGTCTCCAATACTTTCCGTCGAAATCGAAGCGGATATCATCAGAAGGGATTTAGTTCAAGAGAAGTATAAATACGGACTCGTATTTCACGATCTTTCGGACGCCGCCATCGTTGAAATCCTGAATAAGATCGCTTCCACTGATTAA